The Chiloscyllium plagiosum isolate BGI_BamShark_2017 chromosome 8, ASM401019v2, whole genome shotgun sequence genome includes a window with the following:
- the LOC122552144 gene encoding probable G-protein coupled receptor 139 has translation MAVADLLVIILDLILRHIPIVYYEEFLFIMLFRMCNVHAVLLYTATDCSVWFTVTFTFDRFVAISCQKLKCKYCTEKTAAVVLGTVTVLSCMKNIFWYFMMTGRYMLMNYPWFCVVTWVVKYSLVWAIIEFLHNLLTPAIAFVLILLLNIFTIRHILVTSKARVRFHGHNMKQNPRDTEMENRRKSIILLFLISGNFILLWAVLMLYLIWKRMHLLGYNDVHLPQFVQELGFMLQLLSCCTNTCIYVVTQTKFRRQFRNMVRHPFTLCCS, from the coding sequence atggcagtggcagatctaCTCGTCATTATCCTTGACTTGATATTGAGGCACATTCCAATTGTTTATTATGAAGAGTTTCTTTTCATCATGTTATTCCGTATGTGTAATGTACACGCTGTTCTGCTATATACTGCCacagattgttctgtctggtttactGTGACATTCACATTTGATCGCTTTGTAGCCATTTCATGTCAGAAACTAAAAtgcaaatattgcactgagaagaCAGCAGCTGTAGTTCTTGGAACAGTGACTGTATTGAGCTGtatgaagaacattttctggtattttatgatGACAGGTCGATATATGCTGATGAACTATCCCTGGTTTTGTGTTGTAACATGGGTTGTTAAGTATTCACTTGTATGGGCAATAATTGAGTTCCTTCACAACCTTCTCACCCCAGCGATTGCATTTGTTCTGATTTTGCTGCTCAATATTTTCACAATTAGACATATTTTAGTTACTAGTAAAGCACGAGTGAGATTCCATGGACACAACATGAAGCAGAATCCTCGAGACACAGAGATGGAAAACAGaaggaaatcaataattttattgTTTCTTATCTCTGGGAATTTCATTTTGCTATGGGCAGTACTAATGTTGTATTTGATATGGAAGCGAATGCACCTTTTGGGGTATAATGATGTACACCTACCTCAATTTGTACAGGAATTGGGGTTCATGCTCCAGCTCCTGAGTTGCTGTACAAACACTTGCATATATGTTGTGACCCAGACTAAATTCAGACGGCAGTTCAGGAATATGGTAAGACATCCTTTTACTCTATGTTGTTCCtga